Proteins from a single region of Sphingopyxis sp. BSN-002:
- a CDS encoding undecaprenyl-diphosphate phosphatase, whose protein sequence is MSIWLTAIILGIVEGLTEFLPVSSTGHLILATELLGYDASKWAVFNIAIQPGAILAIVVLYRKLFWDMFTGFFRRDPVAIAFVRNLLLAFIPAVVLGLAFGDYIEALLENAVVVAWALIIGGIGILLVERFAKPKESGGVANLSTRQSIIVGLVQCIAMIPGVSRSGATIMGAMALGIDRKTAAEFSFFLALPTLTGATVLQLAKHHDAITKNDIGLILVGALVSFIVAWAVIKAFLAVVTRYGFAPFAWYRIIVGVAALAWLAMR, encoded by the coding sequence ACGGGCCATCTGATCCTCGCGACCGAACTTCTCGGCTATGACGCGTCGAAATGGGCGGTGTTCAACATCGCGATCCAGCCGGGCGCGATCCTCGCGATCGTCGTGCTCTACCGCAAACTCTTCTGGGACATGTTCACCGGCTTCTTCCGGCGCGATCCCGTCGCGATCGCGTTCGTGCGCAACCTGCTGCTGGCGTTCATCCCCGCGGTCGTCCTCGGCCTCGCCTTCGGCGACTATATCGAGGCATTGCTCGAGAACGCCGTCGTCGTCGCGTGGGCGCTGATTATCGGCGGCATCGGCATCCTGCTCGTCGAGCGCTTCGCCAAGCCGAAGGAAAGCGGCGGCGTCGCCAATCTGTCGACGCGCCAGTCGATCATCGTCGGACTGGTCCAGTGCATCGCGATGATTCCGGGCGTCAGCCGCTCGGGCGCGACGATCATGGGCGCGATGGCGCTCGGCATCGACCGCAAGACCGCTGCCGAATTCAGCTTCTTCCTCGCGCTGCCGACGCTGACCGGGGCAACCGTGCTGCAACTCGCCAAGCATCATGACGCCATCACGAAGAACGACATCGGCCTGATCCTGGTCGGCGCGCTGGTGTCGTTCATCGTCGCCTGGGCGGTGATCAAGGCCTTCCTCGCGGTCGTAACGCGCTATGGCTTCGCGCCTTTCGCCTGGTACCGAATCATCGTCGGCGTCGCCGCGCTTGCGTGGCTCGCAATGAGATAG
- a CDS encoding helix-turn-helix transcriptional regulator produces MKQNFPLPSEAASMAARLSDRQRECLILVKDGLTSKEIGRLLSLSPSTIDNHLNAAAERLGCSSRIVAARILETAEQFAERGDLHSQSEDNKAKFTHPDDLRLGSKAARNLLPPLGGATNDEPLIQRILHIGLIAIAATMAFAAITITIAGVVDLFSR; encoded by the coding sequence GTGAAGCAAAATTTTCCATTACCTTCAGAGGCCGCGTCAATGGCGGCGCGCCTAAGTGATCGTCAGCGCGAATGCCTGATTCTTGTCAAAGACGGTCTCACGTCCAAGGAAATCGGGCGTTTGCTCTCGCTATCTCCTTCGACGATCGACAATCATCTCAATGCCGCCGCCGAAAGGCTCGGTTGTTCCTCACGTATCGTTGCTGCGCGCATACTGGAAACGGCGGAGCAGTTTGCCGAACGGGGCGACCTTCATTCCCAAAGCGAAGATAACAAGGCAAAGTTTACGCACCCTGATGATCTACGACTCGGCTCAAAGGCCGCGCGCAACTTGCTGCCACCGCTCGGCGGAGCAACCAATGACGAGCCGCTGATACAGCGCATCCTGCATATCGGCCTGATAGCAATTGCCGCCACAATGGCGTTTGCTGCAATCACAATCACCATTGCGGGGGTAGTTGATCTGTTCAGCCGATAG
- a CDS encoding glutathione S-transferase N-terminal domain-containing protein, whose protein sequence is MWQLYQFPLCPFSRKIRLLLGEKGIGYELVRESPWERRDEFIDLNPAGRTPVMVDQGRGQVLIDSSAIAEYFEETVEGKAMINGTAANRAEIRRLTAWFDHDFYFEVTGPLLFERMQKRIVHRQPPDGGALREAMKAANQHLDYIDYLIDHRTWLAGATMSLADLAAAAHISVADYLGGIDWTGHEQTKGWYSGLKSRPSFRPLLAERMEIVTPPKYYEDVDF, encoded by the coding sequence ATGTGGCAGCTTTACCAATTCCCGCTTTGTCCCTTTTCGCGCAAGATCCGGCTTCTGCTGGGGGAAAAGGGCATCGGCTATGAATTGGTACGCGAATCGCCGTGGGAGCGCCGCGACGAATTCATCGACCTGAACCCCGCGGGCCGCACCCCGGTGATGGTCGACCAGGGACGCGGACAGGTGCTGATCGACAGCAGCGCGATCGCCGAATATTTCGAGGAGACCGTCGAAGGCAAGGCGATGATCAACGGCACCGCGGCGAACCGCGCCGAGATTCGCCGCCTGACCGCCTGGTTCGACCATGATTTCTATTTCGAGGTCACCGGGCCCTTGCTCTTCGAGCGGATGCAGAAACGCATTGTTCACCGCCAGCCGCCCGACGGCGGCGCGTTGCGCGAGGCGATGAAGGCGGCCAACCAGCATCTCGACTATATCGACTATCTGATCGACCACCGCACCTGGCTTGCCGGCGCGACGATGAGCCTCGCCGACCTCGCCGCCGCCGCGCACATCTCGGTCGCCGACTATCTCGGCGGCATCGACTGGACCGGACACGAACAGACCAAGGGCTGGTATTCGGGCCTGAAGTCGCGGCCGAGCTTTCGCCCGCTGCTGGCCGAGCGAATGGAAATCGTGACGCCGCCGAAATATTATGAGGATGTGGATTTCTAG
- a CDS encoding NAD(P)-dependent oxidoreductase — protein sequence MASDRMLQFVGREQSYPDKRSAEERARDFREIAERYAAPDADAQAARCSQCGVPYCSVHCPLHNHIPDWLRLTAEGRLREAYELSNATSTMPEICGRICPQDRLCEGNCVIEFSGHGAVTIGSVEKYITDTAWAEGWVEPVHAGKPTGQSVGIIGAGPAGLTAAEYLRVLGHEVHVYDRHDRAGGLLTYGIPGFKLEKDVVMRRVARLEEGGIHFHLGFEVGKDATLDQLRRKHDAILIATGVYKAREINVPGNEAAGVVAALDYLIASNRKGFGDAVAEFEDGRLDAKDKHVVVIGGGDTAMDCVRTAVRQGAKSVKCLYRRDRENMPGSQREVANAEEEGVEFVWLSAPQSFTADKTVKQVAVAGMRLGAPDASGRRSPEPDPGRTFDLPADMVIKALGFDPEELPHLFGSPDLSVTRWGTLRVDHQTMMTSLPGVFAAGDIVRGASLVVWGIRDGRDASDQMAKWLKAKAAGSERKAA from the coding sequence ATGGCTTCCGACCGCATGCTCCAGTTTGTGGGGCGTGAACAATCCTATCCGGACAAGCGCTCCGCCGAGGAACGCGCGCGCGATTTCCGCGAGATCGCCGAGCGCTATGCCGCGCCGGACGCCGACGCGCAGGCCGCGCGCTGCTCACAATGCGGTGTGCCCTATTGCTCGGTGCATTGCCCGCTGCACAACCACATCCCCGACTGGCTGCGCCTGACCGCCGAGGGGCGCCTGCGCGAAGCCTATGAGCTCAGCAACGCAACCTCGACAATGCCCGAGATTTGCGGCCGCATCTGTCCGCAGGATCGCCTGTGCGAGGGCAATTGCGTGATCGAATTCTCGGGCCACGGTGCGGTGACGATCGGCAGCGTCGAGAAATACATCACCGACACCGCTTGGGCGGAGGGCTGGGTCGAACCGGTCCATGCCGGCAAGCCGACCGGCCAGTCGGTCGGCATCATCGGCGCCGGACCCGCGGGCCTGACGGCCGCAGAATATCTGCGTGTGCTGGGGCATGAAGTCCATGTCTACGACCGCCATGATCGCGCGGGCGGGCTGCTGACCTATGGCATTCCCGGCTTCAAGCTGGAGAAGGACGTCGTGATGCGCCGCGTCGCCCGGCTCGAGGAGGGCGGCATCCACTTCCACCTCGGCTTCGAGGTCGGCAAGGACGCGACGCTCGACCAGCTGCGCCGCAAGCATGATGCGATCCTGATCGCGACCGGGGTTTACAAGGCGCGCGAGATCAATGTTCCGGGCAATGAAGCGGCCGGCGTCGTCGCCGCACTCGACTATCTCATCGCCTCGAACCGCAAGGGTTTCGGCGACGCCGTCGCCGAATTCGAAGACGGCCGCCTCGATGCCAAGGACAAGCATGTCGTGGTGATCGGCGGCGGCGATACGGCGATGGACTGCGTCCGCACCGCGGTGCGCCAGGGCGCGAAGTCGGTGAAGTGCCTGTATCGCCGCGACCGCGAGAATATGCCGGGCTCGCAGCGCGAGGTCGCCAATGCCGAGGAAGAAGGCGTCGAGTTCGTCTGGCTCTCCGCCCCCCAAAGCTTCACCGCCGACAAGACGGTCAAGCAGGTCGCCGTCGCGGGGATGCGCCTCGGCGCGCCCGACGCGAGCGGCCGCCGCAGCCCCGAGCCCGACCCGGGCCGCACGTTCGACCTGCCCGCCGACATGGTGATCAAGGCGCTCGGCTTCGATCCCGAGGAACTGCCGCACCTGTTCGGCTCGCCCGACCTGTCGGTCACGCGCTGGGGCACGCTGCGCGTCGATCACCAGACGATGATGACCAGCCTGCCCGGCGTTTTCGCCGCCGGCGACATCGTCCGCGGCGCCAGCCTGGTGGTCTGGGGAATCCGCGATGGCCGCGACGCGAGCGATCAGATGGCAAAGTGGCTGAAGGCCAAGGCGGCGGGCAGCGAAAGGAAGGCGGCATGA
- a CDS encoding DUF2059 domain-containing protein, producing MRAVLVALAGAMLTSAPAAANDPAPKAPPPVYVPPAPPRAPAVPVRTEAGLALAQRLTVLVLPPDMMFEQNLATIPVVLDAEAKKNPDLEALLQQHPGLRTKLVETGQRELTRILTAGLPAMQAAMAEHYVRNLDEATLRTTVEFYESELGRKLIRVEYQSIDPAVLSDKGLADGETFTRSDVDQLYVGVGGRMIKALTPQERVKVTAFTLSPAGQKLFRLTNRTKDLSVKLLNDLIGPHRAEIEAAYAEAVPEYFSSTAAAN from the coding sequence ATGAGAGCTGTCCTCGTCGCCCTCGCCGGCGCCATGCTGACCTCCGCTCCGGCGGCTGCGAACGACCCCGCGCCAAAGGCTCCGCCGCCGGTCTATGTTCCGCCTGCCCCGCCCCGGGCGCCCGCCGTGCCGGTGCGGACCGAAGCAGGTCTTGCATTGGCACAGCGGCTGACGGTCCTGGTCCTGCCGCCCGACATGATGTTCGAACAGAATCTCGCGACGATTCCGGTTGTGCTCGATGCCGAAGCAAAGAAGAATCCCGACCTCGAAGCGCTGCTGCAGCAGCATCCCGGACTGCGCACCAAGCTTGTGGAAACCGGCCAGCGCGAACTGACCCGCATCCTGACGGCGGGGCTGCCCGCCATGCAGGCAGCCATGGCCGAGCATTATGTGCGCAATCTCGACGAGGCGACGCTGCGGACGACGGTCGAATTCTACGAGAGCGAGCTGGGCCGAAAGCTCATCCGGGTCGAATATCAGAGCATCGATCCTGCAGTCCTCTCCGACAAGGGCCTTGCGGACGGCGAAACCTTCACCCGATCGGACGTCGACCAGCTTTACGTCGGCGTGGGGGGCCGCATGATCAAGGCGCTCACGCCGCAAGAGCGGGTGAAGGTGACGGCATTCACCCTCAGCCCCGCCGGACAGAAGCTGTTCCGCCTGACGAACCGGACAAAGGATTTGTCCGTGAAACTGCTCAACGACCTGATCGGCCCCCATCGCGCCGAGATCGAAGCAGCCTATGCGGAAGCGGTCCCCGAATATTTCTCGTCCACCGCCGCCGCCAACTGA
- a CDS encoding DUF2059 domain-containing protein — protein MSNWKSILLAGAVAIVPAHAFAAPKKEAPLAVVVAPAEEQSDQSEASSEAAMADAKAKMQKEIDEAIKLIEKIFGVDKLPAVPPAQLALAQQTTTALVPPGSLAKMIDNMYGKFFKGLMGELGGMSDLMLSIKTGVESEKIEALDEKSKAAIADMFDPQRAQREEQMTNVIKPLITEALGDLEGPMRNGMAYAYARKFSAQQLGEMNAFFATPTGKAYADEWMALQADPEVMLAMVKAVPPLINKFMDRGPEIEGKMKDLPKERQLSDFTDAELAKLAKLMKVDVKVLKEQRDQWNSVDDVTEAVEAADDSGYGDDASAAATDAAAAAADAASGDWDPAYDRENWSEADRTRVEELEATASEASSAAYDAEQAAIANARKKSPKK, from the coding sequence ATGTCGAACTGGAAATCCATTCTGCTGGCCGGCGCCGTTGCGATCGTGCCTGCGCACGCCTTCGCCGCGCCGAAAAAGGAAGCGCCCCTCGCGGTAGTCGTCGCGCCCGCCGAGGAACAGAGCGATCAGTCCGAAGCCAGCAGCGAAGCCGCGATGGCCGACGCCAAGGCAAAGATGCAGAAGGAAATCGACGAGGCGATCAAGCTGATCGAGAAGATTTTCGGCGTCGACAAATTGCCCGCCGTCCCGCCGGCGCAGCTCGCGCTGGCGCAGCAGACGACGACCGCGCTCGTCCCGCCGGGCAGCCTCGCGAAGATGATCGACAATATGTACGGCAAATTCTTCAAGGGCCTGATGGGCGAACTCGGCGGCATGTCCGACCTCATGCTCTCGATCAAGACCGGTGTCGAAAGCGAAAAGATCGAAGCACTGGACGAAAAGAGCAAGGCGGCGATCGCCGACATGTTCGATCCGCAGCGCGCCCAGCGCGAGGAGCAGATGACGAATGTCATCAAGCCGCTGATCACCGAGGCGCTGGGCGATCTGGAAGGCCCGATGCGCAACGGCATGGCCTATGCCTATGCCCGCAAGTTCAGCGCGCAGCAGCTCGGCGAAATGAACGCCTTCTTCGCAACCCCGACGGGCAAGGCCTATGCCGACGAGTGGATGGCGCTGCAGGCGGATCCCGAGGTGATGCTGGCGATGGTCAAGGCGGTGCCGCCGCTGATCAACAAGTTCATGGACCGCGGCCCCGAAATCGAGGGCAAGATGAAGGATCTGCCCAAGGAACGGCAGCTTTCGGACTTCACCGACGCAGAGCTCGCAAAACTCGCGAAGCTGATGAAGGTCGATGTGAAAGTGCTGAAAGAACAGCGCGACCAGTGGAATTCGGTGGACGATGTCACCGAAGCCGTCGAGGCCGCGGACGACAGTGGCTATGGCGACGACGCCAGCGCCGCAGCGACCGACGCCGCCGCGGCAGCGGCTGATGCCGCGAGCGGCGACTGGGATCCGGCCTACGACCGCGAAAACTGGTCGGAAGCCGACCGTACCCGCGTCGAGGAACTCGAAGCGACGGCAAGCGAAGCCTCGTCGGCCGCCTATGACGCCGAACAGGCCGCGATCGCCAACGCGCGCAAGAAGTCTCCAAAGAAATAG
- the gltB gene encoding glutamate synthase large subunit, protein MTHYPTPDHARLEAEGMYRPDLESDACGVGMVAATDGKPSRRVVEAAIEALRAVWHRGAVDADGKTGDGAGIHVDLPVRFFDDAIAASGHKVRPNRLAVGMVFLPRTDLDAQEHCRTIVESEIIDAGFTIYGWRQVPVDVSVIGDKAQRTRPEIEQIMIAGPLPDEQSLAEFEKQLYLTRRRIEKKVIAAQIADFYVCSLSARSIIYKGLFLAESLADFFPDLTNKLFESRVAIFHQRYSTNTFPQWWLAQPFRTLAHNGEINTIRGNKNWMKSHEIKMASLAFGEHSEDIKPVIPAGASDTAALDAVFETLCRAGRDAPTAKLILVPEAWGEDAEMPDNHRAMYNYLASVMEPWDGPAALAMTDGRWAVAGMDRNALRPLRYTLTADNLLVVGSESGMVLLPEASIRKKGRLGPGQMIAVDLDDGTLYEDRAIKDKIAGGADYASRVKGFRTMADLPKGGKATLPTFDRAELLRRQVAAGLTMEDMELILAPMVEDAKEAIGSMGDDTPLAVISDKPRHVAQFFRQNFSQVTNPPIDSLRERHVMSLKTRFSNLANILDEKGQSAHVLVIDSPVLVGEDWDRLRAYFGDAVADIDCTFKAGGNAATLREAIARVRKEAEDAVRAGRSELFLSDQAIGEGRVGMAMVLAAAAVHTHLVRKGLRSYASINVRSAEVLDTHAFAVLIGVGATTVHAYLAEAAIADRWTRGLFGGELSLGDCQLRFRKAIDDGLLKIMAKMGIAVISSYRGGYNFEAVGLSRALVNDLFPGMPAKISGEGYQSLFINATEKHEAAFDARVTTLPIGGFYRQRAGGETHAYSAQLMHLLQTAVATDSYSTYLQFARGVADLPPVYLRDLMEFNYPPQGVALDSVEAITEIRKRFVTPGMSLGALSPEAHETLAIAMNRIGAKAVSGEGGEASERYQPYANGDNANSNIKQIASGRFGVTAEYLGACDEIEIKVAQGAKPGEGGQLPGFKVTEFIARLRHSTPGVMLISPPPHHDIYSIEDLAQLIYDLKQINPKARVCVKLVSSAGIGTVAAGVAKAHADVILVAGNTGGTGASPQTSVKYAGTPWEMGLSEVNQVLTLNGLRHRIRLRTDGGLKTGRDIVIAAILGAEEYGIGTLSLVAMGCIMVRQCHSNTCPVGVCTQDEKLRQKFTGSPEKVINLMTFIAEEVREILAKLGCRSLDEVIGRTELLRQVSRGAEHLDDLDLNPILAKVDAPDDQRRSQGPNFRNPVPDSLDAQILSDAKPLFERGERMQLTYNVRNTHRAVGTRLSAEVTARFGMNGLADDHVQVRLRGTAGQSLGAFLCSGVTLEVFGDANDYVGKGLSGGRIVVRPTVSSPLVSQHNSIVGNTVLYGATAGTLLAAGQAGERFAVRNSGAKVVVEGCGANGCEYMTGGTAVILGPVGSNFGAGMTGGMAFILDTDGSFERRANGESIVWQRIASSHWESVLKDLVEDHARATGSKWSAEILADWDRWRDQFWQVCPKEMISRLTHSLSEEEAEVVAAE, encoded by the coding sequence ATGACCCATTACCCCACCCCCGATCACGCGCGGCTCGAAGCCGAAGGCATGTATCGCCCCGACCTTGAATCCGATGCCTGCGGCGTCGGCATGGTCGCGGCGACGGACGGCAAGCCGTCGCGCCGCGTCGTCGAGGCGGCGATCGAAGCCTTGCGGGCCGTGTGGCACCGCGGCGCGGTCGACGCCGACGGCAAGACCGGGGATGGGGCCGGGATCCATGTCGACCTGCCGGTCCGCTTCTTTGACGATGCCATCGCCGCGTCGGGCCACAAGGTACGCCCGAACCGCCTAGCCGTCGGCATGGTCTTCCTGCCGCGCACCGACCTCGACGCGCAGGAACATTGCCGCACGATCGTCGAGTCCGAGATCATCGACGCGGGTTTTACCATCTATGGCTGGCGCCAGGTTCCCGTCGACGTTTCGGTGATCGGCGACAAGGCGCAGCGCACGCGCCCCGAGATCGAGCAGATCATGATCGCCGGACCGCTCCCCGACGAACAGTCGCTCGCCGAGTTCGAAAAACAGCTCTATCTGACGCGCCGCCGTATCGAGAAGAAGGTGATCGCGGCGCAGATCGCCGATTTCTATGTCTGCAGCCTCTCGGCGCGCTCGATCATCTACAAGGGCCTGTTCCTCGCTGAGAGCCTTGCGGACTTCTTCCCCGACCTCACGAACAAGCTGTTCGAAAGCCGGGTCGCGATCTTCCACCAGCGCTATTCGACCAACACCTTCCCGCAATGGTGGCTGGCGCAGCCGTTCCGCACCCTCGCCCACAATGGCGAGATCAATACGATCCGCGGCAACAAGAACTGGATGAAGAGCCACGAGATCAAGATGGCGAGCCTCGCCTTCGGCGAGCATTCGGAAGACATCAAACCCGTGATCCCGGCGGGCGCGTCGGACACCGCTGCGCTCGACGCGGTGTTCGAGACGCTCTGCCGCGCCGGCCGCGACGCGCCGACCGCGAAGCTGATTCTCGTCCCCGAAGCCTGGGGCGAAGACGCCGAAATGCCCGACAATCACCGGGCGATGTATAATTATCTCGCCAGCGTCATGGAGCCGTGGGACGGACCCGCCGCGCTCGCGATGACCGACGGCCGCTGGGCGGTCGCGGGGATGGACCGCAACGCGCTCCGCCCGCTGCGCTACACGCTGACCGCTGACAATCTCCTCGTTGTCGGCTCCGAAAGCGGGATGGTGTTGCTGCCCGAGGCGAGCATCCGCAAGAAGGGCCGTCTCGGCCCCGGCCAGATGATCGCGGTCGATCTCGACGACGGCACGCTCTACGAAGATCGCGCGATCAAGGACAAGATCGCGGGCGGCGCCGACTATGCGTCGCGTGTGAAGGGCTTCCGCACGATGGCCGACCTGCCGAAGGGCGGCAAGGCGACGCTGCCGACCTTCGACCGCGCCGAACTGCTCCGTCGTCAGGTCGCCGCCGGTCTCACCATGGAAGACATGGAGCTGATCCTCGCCCCGATGGTCGAGGATGCGAAGGAAGCGATCGGCTCGATGGGCGACGACACGCCGCTCGCGGTCATTTCTGACAAGCCGCGCCACGTCGCGCAATTCTTCCGCCAGAATTTCAGCCAGGTCACCAATCCGCCGATCGACAGCTTGCGCGAACGGCATGTGATGAGCCTGAAGACGCGCTTCTCGAACCTCGCCAACATCCTCGACGAAAAGGGACAGAGCGCGCACGTCCTCGTGATCGATTCCCCCGTCCTCGTCGGCGAAGACTGGGATCGGCTGCGCGCCTATTTCGGCGACGCGGTCGCCGACATCGACTGCACCTTCAAGGCCGGCGGCAATGCCGCCACCTTGCGCGAAGCCATCGCGCGCGTCCGCAAGGAAGCCGAGGATGCAGTCCGCGCGGGACGCAGCGAATTGTTCCTCTCCGACCAGGCGATCGGTGAAGGCCGCGTCGGCATGGCGATGGTGCTCGCCGCCGCCGCCGTGCACACGCACCTCGTCCGCAAGGGCCTCCGCAGCTACGCCTCGATCAATGTCCGGTCGGCCGAAGTGCTCGACACGCACGCGTTCGCCGTGCTGATCGGCGTCGGCGCGACGACGGTCCACGCCTACCTCGCCGAAGCTGCGATCGCCGATCGCTGGACGCGCGGGCTGTTCGGCGGCGAACTGTCGCTGGGCGACTGCCAGCTGCGCTTCCGCAAGGCCATCGACGACGGCCTGCTCAAGATCATGGCGAAGATGGGGATCGCGGTGATCTCCAGCTATCGCGGCGGCTACAACTTCGAAGCGGTCGGTTTGAGCCGCGCGCTCGTCAACGACCTCTTTCCCGGCATGCCGGCTAAGATTTCGGGCGAGGGCTATCAGTCGCTCTTCATCAACGCGACCGAGAAGCATGAGGCCGCGTTCGACGCACGCGTCACCACCCTCCCCATCGGTGGCTTCTATCGCCAGCGCGCAGGCGGCGAGACGCACGCCTATTCGGCGCAGCTCATGCACCTGCTCCAGACCGCGGTCGCGACCGACAGCTATTCGACCTATCTGCAGTTCGCGCGCGGCGTCGCCGACCTGCCGCCGGTCTATCTGCGCGACCTGATGGAGTTCAACTATCCCCCGCAGGGCGTCGCCCTCGACAGCGTCGAGGCGATCACCGAGATCCGCAAGCGCTTCGTCACCCCCGGCATGTCGCTCGGCGCGCTGTCGCCCGAAGCGCACGAAACGCTCGCGATCGCGATGAACCGCATCGGCGCCAAGGCGGTCTCCGGCGAAGGCGGCGAAGCGAGCGAGCGCTACCAGCCCTATGCAAACGGCGACAACGCCAACAGCAACATCAAGCAGATCGCGAGCGGCCGCTTCGGCGTCACCGCCGAATATCTCGGCGCGTGCGACGAGATCGAGATCAAGGTCGCGCAGGGCGCCAAGCCCGGCGAGGGCGGCCAGCTTCCCGGCTTCAAGGTCACCGAGTTCATCGCGCGGCTGCGTCACTCGACGCCGGGCGTGATGCTGATCTCGCCGCCGCCGCACCACGATATCTATTCGATCGAGGATCTGGCGCAGCTCATCTACGACCTGAAGCAGATCAACCCGAAAGCGCGCGTCTGCGTGAAGCTCGTCAGCTCGGCGGGCATCGGCACGGTCGCTGCGGGCGTCGCCAAGGCGCATGCCGACGTCATCCTCGTCGCGGGCAATACCGGCGGGACCGGCGCCAGCCCGCAGACCAGCGTCAAATATGCCGGCACGCCGTGGGAAATGGGCCTCAGCGAAGTCAATCAGGTCCTCACCCTCAATGGTCTTCGCCACCGTATCCGCCTGCGCACCGACGGCGGGCTCAAGACCGGGCGCGACATCGTGATCGCGGCGATACTCGGCGCCGAGGAATATGGCATCGGGACTTTGAGCCTCGTCGCCATGGGCTGCATCATGGTGCGCCAGTGCCACAGCAACACCTGTCCCGTCGGCGTCTGCACGCAGGACGAGAAACTGCGCCAGAAGTTCACCGGCAGCCCCGAGAAGGTCATCAACCTGATGACCTTCATCGCCGAGGAAGTGCGCGAAATCCTCGCCAAGCTCGGCTGCCGCAGCCTCGACGAGGTGATCGGCCGCACCGAACTGCTGCGTCAGGTCAGCCGCGGCGCCGAACATCTCGACGACCTCGACCTCAACCCGATCCTCGCCAAGGTCGACGCCCCCGACGACCAGCGCCGGTCGCAGGGGCCGAATTTCCGCAATCCGGTGCCCGACAGCCTCGACGCGCAAATCCTGAGCGACGCAAAGCCGCTGTTCGAGCGCGGCGAGCGGATGCAGCTGACCTACAATGTCCGCAACACGCACCGTGCCGTTGGCACACGCCTTTCGGCCGAGGTCACCGCGCGCTTCGGGATGAACGGGCTCGCCGACGACCATGTGCAGGTGCGCCTGCGCGGTACCGCCGGCCAGTCGCTTGGCGCCTTCCTGTGCAGCGGCGTCACGCTCGAGGTGTTCGGCGACGCCAACGACTATGTCGGCAAGGGCCTGTCGGGCGGCCGCATCGTCGTGCGCCCGACCGTGTCGAGCCCACTGGTCAGCCAGCACAACAGCATCGTCGGCAACACCGTCCTCTATGGCGCGACCGCGGGCACCTTGCTCGCAGCGGGTCAGGCGGGCGAGCGCTTCGCGGTCCGCAACTCGGGCGCGAAGGTGGTCGTCGAGGGCTGCGGCGCCAACGGCTGCGAATATATGACCGGCGGCACCGCGGTGATCCTCGGGCCCGTCGGCTCGAACTTCGGCGCCGGGATGACCGGCGGCATGGCGTTCATTCTCGACACCGACGGCAGCTTCGAACGCCGCGCCAACGGCGAATCGATCGTCTGGCAGCGGATCGCGAGCAGCCATTGGGAAAGCGTCCTCAAGGATCTGGTCGAAGACCATGCACGCGCCACCGGCAGCAAATGGTCGGCCGAGATCCTCGCCGACTGGGACCGCTGGCGGGATCAGTTCTGGCAGGTCTGCCCGAAGGAAATGATCAGCCGCCTGACGCACTCGCTGAGCGAGGAAGAGGCCGAGGTGGTCGCTGCCGAATAG